One Williamsia phyllosphaerae genomic window, GCTATCACCGCGCGGCCGCGGTCTACCTGCGGACCGTCTCGGCGGAGGAACTCGACCCGCTGGTGAAGCGGCTCGCGGCCGAGCCGTACACGGCGCAGTCCGCGCCGTCGACGGCACGCGTGCCGTCATGACCTCCACGATCGATCTCGCGTCGGTGGGGGCGACGTTCGAGTCCACGGTGCTCTCGGGTCCGATCCTGCTGGCGCTCGGCGCCTGTGCCCTGGCCGGACTGGTGTCGTTCGCGTCCCCGTGCGTGGTCCCGCTCGTGCCGGGCTATCTCTCGTATCTGGCCGGACTCGTGGGCGCGGAGGCGCCGCCGGTCCGCGCGGGGAGCGAAGCGGGCGGGTCGCGTCGGTCGCTGACCGGTCGCGCCCGCGTGGCCGGCGCAGCGTTGCTGTTCGTCCTCGGCTTCACCATCGTCTTCGTGCTGGCCACCGCGTCCGTCTTCGGTATCACCTCGGCGTTCGTGCTCAATCGTGAACTGCTGCAACGCATCGGCGGGGTCGTCACCATCGCGATGGGCCTGGTGTTCATCGGACTCATCCCGTTCATGCAGCGCGACGCGCGGTTCCATCCGCGGTTGGTGTCGAACCTCGTCGGCGCACCCCTGCTCGGTGCGGTCTTCGCCCTCGGGTGGACACCGTGCCTCGGGCCGACGCTCTCGGCGGTCATCGTCACCGCCAGCGGCACCGAGGGATCCACGGCGTTCCGCGGCGTCATCCTGATCATCGCCTACTGCCTCGGCCTCGGGCTGCCGTTCGTTCTGCTCGCCTTCGGGTCGGCGTCGGCGTTGCGCGCGGTCGGGTGGATGCGACGCAACGCGCGCACCATCCAGGTCGTCGGCGGAATCCTGCTCATCGCTGTGGGCGTCGCACTGGTCACCGGCCTGTGGGACCAGTTCATCACCTGGGTGCGCGATGCCTTCGTCTCCGACACCGAATTGCCGATATGACCGACACGATGACCCGCCCCGCTGCCCCCACGCCGCCACCCGCGCCGACGTGGAAGCGTCGTCTGTGGTGGCCGGCCCGCAACACGTGGCGGTCGCTGACCTCGATGCGCACCGCGCTCGCGCTGCTGTTCCTGCTCGCCCTGGCCGCGGTGCCCGGGGCACTGCTGCCGCAGCGGTCGCTCAACGAGCAGAAGACCGCCGCCTACATCGCCGACCACGGACTGCCCGCGCGGATCATGGACCGCCTCGGCTTCTTCGAGGTCTTCTCGAGCATCTGGTTCACGGCCATCTACGTGCTGCTGTTCATCTCGCTCGTGGGTTGTCTGACGCCGCGCATGATCGAGCACGCCAAGTCGCTGCGCGCCCGCCCGGTCGCCACCCCGCGCAACCTGACCCGCCTGCCGCGCCACGAACGCCACGAGGTCGCGGGCACCCCGGACGAGATCGGGCAGCGGCTGATGGGGAACCTGCGCGGCTGGCGCAAGGTCAGCTCGACGGTGACCCAGACCCAGGACGACGGGACCACCCGCGAGGTCGTCGAGATCTCGGCCGAGAAGGGGTACCTCCGCGAGTTCGGCAACCTGGTCTTCCACTTCGCGCTGCTCGCCCTGCTCGTCTCGATCGCCGCGGGCAAGATCTACGGCTACGAGGGCACCCGCATCCTCGTCGCCGACGGCGACCAGGGCCTGTGCAACACCTCCACCGCGGTCTACGACTCGTTCCGCGGCGGCAACCTCGTCGACGGCACCCAGCTCGCGCCGTTCTGCGTGCAGGTCGACTCGTTCAAGGCCGACTACCTGCCCAACGGTCAGGCCGACCAGTACTCCGCCGACGTCCGCTACCAGACCGGCTCGGATCTCGACACCGGCGACTCGAAGCCGGCCACCCTGAAGGTCAACGACCCGCTGCGCGTCGTCGGGGACCGGGTGTACCTCCTCGGCCACGGATACGCGCCCACCTTCACCGTCACGTTCCCCAACGGGGAGAAGCGAACCCAGACGGTCCCGTTCACCCCGAACGAGGCGGTGACCCTGCTGTCGTCGGGTGCCGCGCGCTTCGACACCCCCGGCGGGCTCTACCCCAACGAGGACGTGCGCCGGAAGAACCAGATCGCGCTGGAGGGCCTGTTCGCGCCGACGGCGCTGTACTCGGGCAGCAACAACACCCTGCTGTCGTCGTCGTTCCCCGACGCCCGCGATCCCGCCGTCGCCATCCGCATCTACAAGGGCGACACCGGTCTCGACACCGGCCGACCGCAGAACGTCTATTCGCTCGATCAGAACCTGATCAACCAGGGCCGGCTGATCCAGAAGGATCAGGTCAACCTGACGCCCGGTCAGACCGCGACGATCGATGACGGCACCAGGGTCAGCTTCGACGGGTACCAGCCGTGGGTGTCGCTGCAGGTGTCGCACGACCCCGCGCAGCAGTACGTGTTGATCTCGGCGATCGCGATGTTGGTGGGGCTGTTGGTGTCGCTGCTCATCAAGCGCCGCCGCGTGTGGGCCCGGCTCACACCGGCGGATGACGGGCCCGGGGACAAACGACATACAGTAGTAGAGATGGCGGGTCTGGCCCGCACGGATCAGGCCGGCTGGGGCGAAGGCTTCGGTGACCTGGTGAAGCGGTTGCTGGAGATCGACGAACCAGCGCGAACCGGACGACGCACGACCAGCGAGAGGTGACCGCGGAGTGAACAACATCGACGAGAACGTGTCCCGGTACTCCGACCTGCTCTTCGGCACCACGCTGACGCTGTACGTGCTGGCCATGATCATGTTCCTGGCCGCACTCGCCTCCACGCGCTCGCGTGCCGTGAACCCGGCCGAGGCGCAGAACAGCAACGTCCTGGTCAAGACGGGCGCGGGCAGTGCGACGCCGCCGCCCGCGGCGATCGACCGGACGCCGGGCAAGGTCGGTGCGCGCGAGCGGACCGGCTTCGGCGACCGGATCGCGAAGATGGCCTTCCCGGTGGTGATCCTCGGGGCGATCGCGCACCTCGGGTCGATCGTCACCCGCGGAGTGGCCACCGACCGCATGCCCTGGGGCAACATGTACGAGTTCATCAGCCTGTCGTGCGTTGCCGGGGTGATCGCGGGAATCGTCGTGCTGCGTCGTCCGGAGAACCGTCCGCTGCTGTCGTTCGTCCTCGTCCCCGTCGCTCTGCTGATGTTCATCGCCGGTCGCTGGCTCTACACCCAGGCCGCGCCGGTCGTTCCCGCGCTCAAGTCGTACTGGCTGGCCATCCACGTATCGATCGTGTCGGTCGGCTCCGGGGTGTTCCTCGTCTCCGGTGTGGCCAGCGCGCTCTACCTGATCAAGCTGCGCTACCCCGAGGCCGGCGCCGGCGTGTGGGGTCGCGTGCTCGACCGCCTGCCCAGCGCCCAGGCCCTCGACCGCCTGGCCTACAAGACCGTCGTCTTCGCGTTCCCGCTGTTCGGCCTCGGTGTCATCTGTGGCGCCATCTGGGCCGAGTCGGCGTGGGGTCGCTTCTGGGGCTGGGACCCCAAGGAGACGGTGTCGTTCATCGCCTGGATCATCTATGCGGCGTATCTGCACGCCCGCGCAACCGCAGGATGGCGCAACACCTCGGCCGCCTGGATCAACATCGCCGGCTTCGTCGCGATGCTGTTCAACCTGTTCATCATCAACCTGGTGGTGTCGGGACTGCACTCCTACGCGGGGCTGTAATCCGCGCCGGTCGATGACCCGTGCATCGACGGTGGGGACGGGCTCGACGGCCGTTCGTGCCAGAAACTAAAAACCGGGTGCGACGACAAGTTGGGGTTTGTCGCGCCCCGTGGAACGGGTAGCGGTTACGCCTGGTCCTTGGCGCGGTCGGCCTGCTGCTTCTTGACGACCTTGAGCAACTCGATGATCACATCGATGGTCGACTCGGACAGCTCTTCGTGGCGGAACGCGGCCAGGTGTGCGCCGGTCTCGGCGGCCATCGCGACGTACTCGCGCTGCTGCTCGACGCGCTTGAGATCCTCGTCCGGATCGGACAGGAAGTAGGTGACGCTGATCTCGAACGCGCGCGAGATCGCCTCCACCGTGCGGAACGACGGTGTCTTGGCCTTCCCGGTGCGCAGCTGCGAGATGTAGGCGTCGCTGAGCGTGTAGCCCAGGCGGTTGGCCTTCAGTGCGATTTTCTTGCCCGTGTACGGAATACCGTTCTCGTCCCGGACAGTCTCGAACAACTCGTTGAGACTGATCGCGAAAGTACGTCCGGTGTTCACATTGGTCGTCGTGGTCATTCGTGCTCCCCAAACTTCTCGAAGCCGACCGCGTACGACCGACTCCTACAGCAGATTGAACTCGCGCACCCGCACTTCGTGATCGCGGATTGCTCCAGGCGAAGACCGGTTACGAGACGACTCTACCTTTTGAGGTAGCAAACGGAATGCCGCATTCAGGCGATCGCAAGTATTTGCGATGCCGAAGAGGGAATCACGCGGGCGGCGGCATGATCTGCCTACGTGGACGCACCCGGGCGGGGGTCGTCACGGTGCGGTGCGCCGCCGGTCGAGTCGTCCTCAGGACGCGGTGTGTGGGGATTCGCGTCGGGCGTCGGGTCGTCGGTGGGAGTCGTGGGACCACCCGTGGTGGGGCGAGGGCCGCGTCGTCCGGTGCGGTCGAGGTCGAGCAGGAAGTCGGTGTCGTCGTCGGGGCCGATGGGACCGCGACCGCGCGTCACGGTGTCCTGCGGCTGCGGGCCGAATGCCTTCCAGACCAAGTAGCCGACGGCGACCGCCCCGATGAGAGCGAACAGATAGATCACAAGCAACCTCCAGATGTACCCGGTAATTCAGGGTACGGGAGGTTGCGTGCGAGATGTTCTAGTCGGTCTTGCGGTTCAGCAGCGCGACGACATCGGCTTCGCGGAAGCGACGGTGTCCGCCGGGGGTGCGGATCGCGCCCAGCAGGCCCGAGCTCGCCCAGCGCGCCACGGTCTTGGGGTTGACGTTGAACATCGCGGCAACCTGTCCGGGCGTCAGGGTGTGCTGGCTCGCGGCACGGGGCGTGATGGGCATCGCACTCGACGTCATCGCAGAGATCGGGTTGTGGTTGATGGCAGTCATGTTCTGTCTCCTCGTGCTGTGTCGGGCCCTGGGTGGGACCGCGATCGCAGGAGCTCGGTCGGTGCGGCCGGTGGCCGCTCTGGCGTTGCCCTCCAACATGATTACACCGAGATTGCAAGGTGTTCGAACGGTCAGCTGTTGGTAAATCAATGGTAAAAATCGGGCATCGCGGTCGTCCGGGTCCCGGGAAGTACCCTGACGGGGTGAGTGAACGCGAGAACAACGCCGCCGGCCCCGGACGTCGACTGGCCATCCGACTGGCCCTCTACACCGCTGCGCGGCTCGGACTCTTCGTCGTCGTGGCGGCCCTGATCTACGGCATCGGGCACCTCGCCGGGGTCGACGTCCCGATCCTGGTCGCGGGCATCTTCGCCGTCGTCATCGCCCTGCCGCTGGGCATGCTGGCGTTCAAGCGGCTGCGCACCGATCTGAACGTGGCGATCGCCGAGGTCGACGCGGACCGGCAGGCCAAGCGCGACGCGCTGCAGGGGCGTATGCAGGGCATGAACGGCCCCCGGTCCGGTGGTCGGAAGCCTACGCGCCCAACCGATCCCGGTGCGGGCTCCGAGCGCGGAGCATGACCGCCGGCGGTGGCGCATCGGCGCTGGTGGACCACCGGGGATCGCGTGCGTGGGTGGACACCGCCATCCGCCTCATCGAGGCCGACGCCACCCGTAGCGCCGACACCCATCTGCTGCGGTTCCCGCTGCCGGAGTGGGCGCGGTTCGTCGGCGCCGACGGTGCGCCGACCGGCATCGATCTCTATCTCAAGGACGAGAGCACCCACATCACGGGTTCGCTGAAACATCGGCTCGCCCGCTCGCTGTTCCTCTACGCCCTGTGCAACGGCTGGATCAACGAGACCACCCCGGTGATCGAGGCGTCGTCGGGCTCCACGGCGGTGTCCGAGGCGTACTTCGCGGCCCTGATCGGGGTGACGTTCGTCGCGGTGATGCCGCGCAGCACGTCCTCGGCCAAGGTGGCGCTCATCGAACGACAGGGCGGACGGTGCCACTTCGTCGACCGCCCCGGCGAGGTCTACGCCGCCGCGGCCGGCCTGGCCGACGAGCTCGGCGGGCACTTCATCGACCAGTTCACGATGGCCGAGCGGGCCACCGACTGGCGCGGCAACAACAACATCGCCGAGTCCGTCTACAGCCAGCTCGCCCTCGAGGCGCACCCCGTCCCCACCTGGATCGTGGTCGGGGCCGGAACCGGCGGCACCTCGGCGACCATCGGGCGCTACATCCGCTACCGCGGCCACCCCACCTGGTTGTGCGTCGTCGACCCGGAGAACTCCGCCTTCGCCCCCGCCTACGCCTCCGGCGACGGCGCCACGGTCTCGACCGTCGGGTCGCGGATCGAGGGGATCGGCAGGCCACGGGTCGAGCCGTCGTTCGTCTCCCAGGTCATCGACACCATGCTCACCGTGCCCGACGCGGCGTCGGTGGCGACCGCGCGTCTGGTCGGCGACACCCTCGGCCGTCGGGTGGGCCCGTCGACCGGGACCAACGTGTGGGGCGCGTTCACGCTGATCGCCGAGATGGTGGCCCAGGGCCGCGGCGGCAGCGTCGTCACGCTGCTCTGCGACGGCGGCGACCGCTACGCCGACACCTACTTCGACGACGACTGGGTCGCCGCGCAGGGCCTGGGACTCGCCGGCCCGCGGGCCGTGCTCGAGGAGTTCGTCGCGACCGGTCGGTGGCGCCGGTGACCCAGTCCGACCCCGGCAGGACCGCCGGCCCGATGATCGAGGCCGTCGACCTGGTTCGCGAGTACCGCATGGGTGAGCAGCGGGTGCGCGCGCTCGACAACCTCAACCTGACGCTCGACGGCGGACAGTTCGTGTCCATCGTCGGGCCCTCGGGGGCGGGCAAGTCGACGCTGCTGCACGTGGTGGGTGCGCTCGACGTCCCCGACTCGGGCACAATCCGCGTCGACGGCGAGGACATCGGCCGACTCACCGACGATCAGCAGTCGGAGTTCCGTAGGCGCAAGGTCGGTTTCATCTTCCAGTTCTTCAACCTGGTGCCGACGATGTCGGCGTGGGAGAACGTCGCCCTGCCGCGGCTGCTCGACAGCACGCCACTGCGGCGGTCCAAGGCCGACGCCGTGGACCTGCTCGAGAGGGTCGGACTCGGCAACCGGGCCGACCACCGTCCCTCGGAGTTGTCCGGCGGTCAGATGCAACGGGTGGCCATCGCCCGGTCGCTGGTGATGAACCCGCGCATCGTGCTGGCCGACGAACCGACCGGCAACCTCGACTCGCACACCGGGCAGGCCATCCTCGACCTGCTCGGCGGCCTGGCCCACGACGATTCCGGTCGGCTCGTGGTGATGGTGACCCACGACGGGGCCGCGGCATCGGTCGCCGACCGCTCGGTCACCGTGCGCGACGGGCGGATCGAAGAAGCCGTCGACACGCCGTGACGTCGCGTCTCTCGCTCACCCGCCTCGATCCCGTGCCCGCGTGGACCCGGCTGCGGGTACTCAACCTCCGCGAGCTGCGCAGCCACCGGCTCCGGGTGATCACCTCGCTGATGGTCATCACCGTCTCGTCCATGCTGATCGTCGCGGTCCTGGGGACCTATGGGTCGCTCAGTTCCTCGGTGCGACAACTCAGCTCGACCGTGTCCGGTTCGGCCGACCTCGACGTCAGCGCGATCGGCGACAGCGGCCTCGACGAGTCGCTCGTCGGCACCATCCGGCGCGAGGTCCCGCAGGCCGCCACGGTCGCCCCGCTCGTGCAGTCGTCGGTGTCGATCGACGGGGAGCAGGTGTCGGTGCTCGGTTCCGACCTGTCGATCCTCGGGCTCGGCGGTGCGATCCGGTCGGTGCTCACGGAGCAGTCGGGCGGTGGCGGGGGAGTGTCGCAGTCCGATCTCACCTCGGGTATCGCGGTCGGTCCCGGGCTCGGCTACCGCGTCGGGCAGCGGGTGAGCGTCAACGGGATCGACGCCGAGGTCACCCGCGTCGTCGATTCCGATTCCGCCACGCCCATCAACAACGGCCGGTTCATCGTCGCGTTCCTGCCACTCGCGCAACGCATCACGCAGCAGAGCGGGCGGCTGGACTCGATCCTGGTCAAGGCCGCACCCGGCGTCGACACCGACACCCTGCGCGCCGACATCGAGCGGGTCGTCGACGGACGGGCCGTGGTCAACAACCCCGACTTCCGTGCGAAACAGGTGGAGACGGCCAGCGCGGTCACCCGGGACTCGACGCTGCTGGTCGCGCTCATCTCGTTGGTGATCGCGGCGTTCCTGGTCTTCAACACGATGAACATGGCGGTCGCGTCGCGCCGCAAGATGCTGGCGATGGTCCGGGCGATCGGCGGCCGCCGCGGGCCGCTGGTGCGCGACCTCATCGGCGAGGCGGCCCTGTTCGGGTTGGTCGGCGGACTGATCGGGATCGGGTTCGGGATCCTGGCCGGGCGGTATCTGATCGGGCGGTTGCCGTCGGTGTCGGCGGAGGGCTTCGGCGCGACGCTGACCTATCACCTGCCCTGGTACGTCGGGCCCGTCGCGGTCCTCGCCTGCATGCTGGCGTGCGTGGCGGCGAGTGTGCTCGCGGCGCGGTCGGTGTTCGCGCTCTCGCCGATCGAGGCGATGGTGCCGGGCGAGCTGAGCGCACGCGACCGCGGGCCCGGTGTGATCGAGTGGGCGGCCGGCGTCGGTGGCGTCGCGCTGGTGGCGGCCGGCTGGGTCATCGCCTACACGGTGGAGGGCCGCCTGGTGTTCGGCGCCGCGGTCGTCTCGAGCATCGGGTCGCTGCTGTTCTTCTTCGCGATCACCAAGCCGCTCGTCCGCGCGGTGACCGCGCTGGCGTCGCGCTTCGGAGGGCCCGGGAAGCTCGCCGCGGTCAACACCGAGCGCACCCCACGCCGGGCCTGGGCGACGCTGATGACGGTGTCGGTGGCCGTGTCGGTCGGCATCGGGACGTCGGGCGCGATGAACGATCTCGTCGGGTCGGTGTCCGGTGCACTCGACGGTCTCGCCGATCCCGATCTGTACGTCTCGTCACAACCGGTCGAGAACATCCCGAGCGGGCCGATCCTCGACTCGTCCATCCGCGACCGTGTCGCGGCGGTCCCTGGTGTCGAGCGCGTCGTCGGCGGTCAGTGGGCGACGGTCAACCTCGGTGAGGCCCGGATCCTGATGCAGGGCCTCGCGCCGGGCATCCAGGCGCCATACGTGAAGAAGGCCTCGCCCGAGGTCGTGCAGCAGGTACTCGACGGCCAGGGCATCATCATCTCGAAGGTGCTCGGTCGGGCGTTGGACGCCGGCGTCGGTGACGAGATCCGGCTGGCCACACCCACCGGTTTCCACACCCTGAAGATCCTCGAGGCCGTCGACTACGTGACCCTCGACTCGGGCACGGCGGCGATGTCGGAGTCGTTGCTGGCGCAGTGGTTCCAACGCCCCGGCAACAGCTTCCTGCAGGTCACCTACGCGCCGGGGGTCGACGAGGCGCAGGTCCGGTCCGCGGTCGACGCCGCCGCGACCTCGACGACCGGTGAAGCCTCCGGGGCGCAGCCCGTCTACGTCTACACCGGCGAGGAGACCCTCGACGCGACCCGCGCGTCGGTCGAGCAGTCCGGCGCCTTCACCATCGCGATTCAGTGGATCGTGGCGCTGGTCGCCGCGGTCGCGCTGCTCAACACGCTGTTGCTGTCGGTGATCGAGCGCCGGCGCGAGCTCGGGGTGCTGCGCGCCATGGGTGCCTCGCGGACCTTCATCTCCCGGATGGTGCTGGCCGAGGCCGCGGCGATCGCGGCCGTCGGGTCGGTTCTCGGCGTACTCAGCGGCGAGCTGCTGCACGTCATCAGCGACAAGGTGCTCGGCGTGACCACGTCGGTCGACATCGGCTACTCGCCGCAGTACTCGACGATCCTCTACGTGGTCGTCGCGTTCGGACTCTGCTTCGTCGGCGCCTTCCTGCCCGCCGCGCGTGCGGCCCGCATGAACATCAGCGAATCCATCCTCGACGAGTAGCGGGCCCCGCTCCGGGCTCGGTCGCCGCGCGTTGGGCCCTCGTTCTCCCGTGTTGGGCCGTTGTCGCGCCGCGTCGGGCCCTCATTCGTGTGTGTCGGGCCTTAGTTCGCACCCCGCCGGAATATCTGCCGTCAATAAATGTTGACACAAATCAGATGTCAACTTAACCTGACATCATGCAGGACGACGGGGACATCGACCAGAACGACATCACCACCGCTGCGGCGAGTACCGATCCCTCCCGGGGATTGGTCGCGGTCCGCGCCCTGCGCACACTGGCCGACCGACTCGAAGAGGTTCAGGTGGCCAGTGCCCGCGAGCAGGGATGGAGCTGGCAGGCGATCGCAGAGGTACTGCAGATCAGCCGCCAGGCCGTTCATCAGAAGCACTCGGCCCGCGAGCGAGCACGACCGGAATGACCACACCGCCCACGAGAAGTGAGCACCACCACGAAACCACATGAGAAGAGACACAACATGTTCGAACAATTCACACGCGAGAACCGACACATACTGTCGTTCGCCATGGAAGAGGCCGCCGACCTCGGGCACACCCAACTCGGCAACGATCACCTGATCCTCGGGATGCTGTGCAACGCCCGCAGCCCGATCTTCTCCCGGCTGACCGCCGAGGGATTCACGCTCGATGCCGCCCGCGAGACCGTACGTGAGGTCCGCGCCGACGACACCGACGCCGAAGACGCGGACGCGTCGCAGGTGGACGAGGACCGCGAGGCCCTCAAGTCGGTCGGCATCGACCTCGACAAGGTCGCCACCGCCGTCAAGAACGCCTTCGGCACCGACATCACCGACGGGTGGTCCAAGCGCGGACCCGAGCGTCGTGGACGCGGTGAACGCGGACACGGCGAACGCGGCCATCGGGGCGGACCGGAGCGCGGCGAGGACTTCGGTCCGCGCGGACACCGGGGCCATCGGCACGGCCACGGCGGCCCCGAATTCGGCCGGCCCCCGTTCGGCGCAGGCGAGTTCGGCGAGGGACCCTGGGAACACGGTCGCGGTCGGCGCGGACCCCGTGGACGCGGCGGGCCCTTCGGCCGGCCCCGGTTCTCGGTCGACGCCAAGGCGGCCCTCGCCAACGCGGTTCAGATCGCGCGCGAGAACGGCAGCGACCGGCTCACCGCCG contains:
- a CDS encoding cytochrome c biogenesis CcdA family protein translates to MTSTIDLASVGATFESTVLSGPILLALGACALAGLVSFASPCVVPLVPGYLSYLAGLVGAEAPPVRAGSEAGGSRRSLTGRARVAGAALLFVLGFTIVFVLATASVFGITSAFVLNRELLQRIGGVVTIAMGLVFIGLIPFMQRDARFHPRLVSNLVGAPLLGAVFALGWTPCLGPTLSAVIVTASGTEGSTAFRGVILIIAYCLGLGLPFVLLAFGSASALRAVGWMRRNARTIQVVGGILLIAVGVALVTGLWDQFITWVRDAFVSDTELPI
- the resB gene encoding cytochrome c biogenesis protein ResB, with product MTDTMTRPAAPTPPPAPTWKRRLWWPARNTWRSLTSMRTALALLFLLALAAVPGALLPQRSLNEQKTAAYIADHGLPARIMDRLGFFEVFSSIWFTAIYVLLFISLVGCLTPRMIEHAKSLRARPVATPRNLTRLPRHERHEVAGTPDEIGQRLMGNLRGWRKVSSTVTQTQDDGTTREVVEISAEKGYLREFGNLVFHFALLALLVSIAAGKIYGYEGTRILVADGDQGLCNTSTAVYDSFRGGNLVDGTQLAPFCVQVDSFKADYLPNGQADQYSADVRYQTGSDLDTGDSKPATLKVNDPLRVVGDRVYLLGHGYAPTFTVTFPNGEKRTQTVPFTPNEAVTLLSSGAARFDTPGGLYPNEDVRRKNQIALEGLFAPTALYSGSNNTLLSSSFPDARDPAVAIRIYKGDTGLDTGRPQNVYSLDQNLINQGRLIQKDQVNLTPGQTATIDDGTRVSFDGYQPWVSLQVSHDPAQQYVLISAIAMLVGLLVSLLIKRRRVWARLTPADDGPGDKRHTVVEMAGLARTDQAGWGEGFGDLVKRLLEIDEPARTGRRTTSER
- the ccsB gene encoding c-type cytochrome biogenesis protein CcsB, whose product is MNNIDENVSRYSDLLFGTTLTLYVLAMIMFLAALASTRSRAVNPAEAQNSNVLVKTGAGSATPPPAAIDRTPGKVGARERTGFGDRIAKMAFPVVILGAIAHLGSIVTRGVATDRMPWGNMYEFISLSCVAGVIAGIVVLRRPENRPLLSFVLVPVALLMFIAGRWLYTQAAPVVPALKSYWLAIHVSIVSVGSGVFLVSGVASALYLIKLRYPEAGAGVWGRVLDRLPSAQALDRLAYKTVVFAFPLFGLGVICGAIWAESAWGRFWGWDPKETVSFIAWIIYAAYLHARATAGWRNTSAAWINIAGFVAMLFNLFIINLVVSGLHSYAGL
- a CDS encoding helix-turn-helix domain-containing protein, which gives rise to MTTTTNVNTGRTFAISLNELFETVRDENGIPYTGKKIALKANRLGYTLSDAYISQLRTGKAKTPSFRTVEAISRAFEISVTYFLSDPDEDLKRVEQQREYVAMAAETGAHLAAFRHEELSESTIDVIIELLKVVKKQQADRAKDQA
- a CDS encoding BldC family transcriptional regulator; translation: MTAINHNPISAMTSSAMPITPRAASQHTLTPGQVAAMFNVNPKTVARWASSGLLGAIRTPGGHRRFREADVVALLNRKTD
- a CDS encoding DUF4229 domain-containing protein, whose amino-acid sequence is MSERENNAAGPGRRLAIRLALYTAARLGLFVVVAALIYGIGHLAGVDVPILVAGIFAVVIALPLGMLAFKRLRTDLNVAIAEVDADRQAKRDALQGRMQGMNGPRSGGRKPTRPTDPGAGSERGA
- a CDS encoding PLP-dependent cysteine synthase family protein translates to MTAGGGASALVDHRGSRAWVDTAIRLIEADATRSADTHLLRFPLPEWARFVGADGAPTGIDLYLKDESTHITGSLKHRLARSLFLYALCNGWINETTPVIEASSGSTAVSEAYFAALIGVTFVAVMPRSTSSAKVALIERQGGRCHFVDRPGEVYAAAAGLADELGGHFIDQFTMAERATDWRGNNNIAESVYSQLALEAHPVPTWIVVGAGTGGTSATIGRYIRYRGHPTWLCVVDPENSAFAPAYASGDGATVSTVGSRIEGIGRPRVEPSFVSQVIDTMLTVPDAASVATARLVGDTLGRRVGPSTGTNVWGAFTLIAEMVAQGRGGSVVTLLCDGGDRYADTYFDDDWVAAQGLGLAGPRAVLEEFVATGRWRR
- a CDS encoding ABC transporter ATP-binding protein — encoded protein: MIEAVDLVREYRMGEQRVRALDNLNLTLDGGQFVSIVGPSGAGKSTLLHVVGALDVPDSGTIRVDGEDIGRLTDDQQSEFRRRKVGFIFQFFNLVPTMSAWENVALPRLLDSTPLRRSKADAVDLLERVGLGNRADHRPSELSGGQMQRVAIARSLVMNPRIVLADEPTGNLDSHTGQAILDLLGGLAHDDSGRLVVMVTHDGAAASVADRSVTVRDGRIEEAVDTP
- a CDS encoding FtsX-like permease family protein; translation: MTSRLSLTRLDPVPAWTRLRVLNLRELRSHRLRVITSLMVITVSSMLIVAVLGTYGSLSSSVRQLSSTVSGSADLDVSAIGDSGLDESLVGTIRREVPQAATVAPLVQSSVSIDGEQVSVLGSDLSILGLGGAIRSVLTEQSGGGGGVSQSDLTSGIAVGPGLGYRVGQRVSVNGIDAEVTRVVDSDSATPINNGRFIVAFLPLAQRITQQSGRLDSILVKAAPGVDTDTLRADIERVVDGRAVVNNPDFRAKQVETASAVTRDSTLLVALISLVIAAFLVFNTMNMAVASRRKMLAMVRAIGGRRGPLVRDLIGEAALFGLVGGLIGIGFGILAGRYLIGRLPSVSAEGFGATLTYHLPWYVGPVAVLACMLACVAASVLAARSVFALSPIEAMVPGELSARDRGPGVIEWAAGVGGVALVAAGWVIAYTVEGRLVFGAAVVSSIGSLLFFFAITKPLVRAVTALASRFGGPGKLAAVNTERTPRRAWATLMTVSVAVSVGIGTSGAMNDLVGSVSGALDGLADPDLYVSSQPVENIPSGPILDSSIRDRVAAVPGVERVVGGQWATVNLGEARILMQGLAPGIQAPYVKKASPEVVQQVLDGQGIIISKVLGRALDAGVGDEIRLATPTGFHTLKILEAVDYVTLDSGTAAMSESLLAQWFQRPGNSFLQVTYAPGVDEAQVRSAVDAAATSTTGEASGAQPVYVYTGEETLDATRASVEQSGAFTIAIQWIVALVAAVALLNTLLLSVIERRRELGVLRAMGASRTFISRMVLAEAAAIAAVGSVLGVLSGELLHVISDKVLGVTTSVDIGYSPQYSTILYVVVAFGLCFVGAFLPAARAARMNISESILDE
- a CDS encoding helix-turn-helix domain-containing protein, with the translated sequence MQDDGDIDQNDITTAAASTDPSRGLVAVRALRTLADRLEEVQVASAREQGWSWQAIAEVLQISRQAVHQKHSARERARPE
- a CDS encoding Clp protease N-terminal domain-containing protein — encoded protein: MFEQFTRENRHILSFAMEEAADLGHTQLGNDHLILGMLCNARSPIFSRLTAEGFTLDAARETVREVRADDTDAEDADASQVDEDREALKSVGIDLDKVATAVKNAFGTDITDGWSKRGPERRGRGERGHGERGHRGGPERGEDFGPRGHRGHRHGHGGPEFGRPPFGAGEFGEGPWEHGRGRRGPRGRGGPFGRPRFSVDAKAALANAVQIARENGSDRLTAEHVLLGILKTDDKRSRALIESVTTSEKLRDALSATA